In Janthinobacterium sp. 67, a genomic segment contains:
- a CDS encoding M13 family metallopeptidase, with protein sequence MHGLCFSWARTPVQAAIVLALAGVSLIGLPVQAHGQQAAAAAVPAVPAAATVLPGDDFYDYVNGDWLRNTEIPADRSSWGSFAILANATNERIIALVEGLAAAPQADASARQVSDFYRSWMDESAIEAKGWAPIKPLLKKIDGIRDQAGLARALGESLRADVDPLNATNFYTENLFGLWVAQDLNDTTRNVAYLLQGGLGLPDRAFYQSDSARMQSLRAGYQAHIAAMLKQAGYSDAPARAARVFALEQQIAASHASREDSADVAKGNNAWRAADFASKAPGLDWKTFFQSAGLGKQADFIVWHPTAMTGSAALVGSVPLATWKDFLAFHAINHFSTTLPKAAADQRFAFYGSALSGTPQQSLRSKRALAATNAALSDAVGKLYVERYFPPESKARVQDMVTNIVAAFSRRIDKLDWMAPATKAQAQEKLKTLYVGVGYPERWENYAGLRVVRGDALGNVQRAEQFHYRQELAKLGQSPDRKAWAMPAQLVNAVNLPLQNALNFPAAILQPPFFDPTASDAANYGGIGATIGHEISHSFDDQGAQFDAQGKLRDWWTPADLAHFQAASKQLVAQFAAYKPFPDLAVNGQLTLSENLADLAGVAAAHDAFTLSQQGKPAQPGADRDFFIGYGVSWRSKAREAAARQQILTDGHAPAQYRAATVRNLDAWYPAFDVKPGQQLYLAPEQRVRVW encoded by the coding sequence TCCCCGCTGCCGCCACGGTCTTGCCCGGCGACGATTTCTACGATTATGTGAATGGCGACTGGCTGCGCAATACGGAGATTCCCGCCGACCGCAGCAGTTGGGGCTCGTTTGCCATCCTCGCCAACGCCACCAACGAGCGCATCATTGCCCTCGTCGAAGGCCTGGCGGCGGCGCCGCAGGCCGATGCCTCCGCGCGCCAGGTCAGCGATTTTTACCGTTCCTGGATGGATGAATCGGCTATCGAAGCGAAAGGCTGGGCGCCGATCAAGCCGCTGCTGAAGAAGATCGATGGCATACGCGACCAGGCGGGACTGGCCCGCGCGCTGGGCGAAAGTCTGCGCGCCGATGTCGATCCGCTCAATGCCACCAATTTTTATACGGAAAATCTGTTCGGCCTGTGGGTGGCGCAAGACTTGAACGACACCACGCGCAATGTGGCTTATCTGCTGCAGGGCGGACTGGGCTTGCCCGACCGCGCCTTTTACCAGAGCGACAGCGCCCGCATGCAGAGCTTGCGCGCGGGCTACCAGGCGCATATCGCCGCCATGCTCAAGCAGGCAGGCTACAGCGATGCGCCGGCCCGCGCCGCGCGCGTGTTTGCGCTCGAGCAGCAAATTGCCGCCAGCCACGCCAGCCGCGAGGATTCGGCCGATGTCGCCAAGGGCAATAATGCGTGGCGCGCCGCCGACTTCGCCAGCAAGGCGCCCGGCCTGGACTGGAAAACCTTCTTCCAGTCGGCCGGCCTCGGCAAGCAGGCGGATTTCATCGTCTGGCATCCGACGGCCATGACGGGCAGCGCGGCCCTGGTAGGTAGCGTGCCGCTGGCCACGTGGAAGGATTTCCTGGCCTTCCACGCGATCAACCATTTCAGCACGACCTTGCCGAAGGCGGCCGCCGACCAGCGCTTTGCCTTCTATGGCAGCGCCCTGAGCGGCACGCCGCAGCAGTCGCTGCGCAGCAAGCGCGCGCTGGCCGCGACGAATGCGGCCTTGAGCGACGCCGTCGGCAAGCTGTATGTGGAGCGCTATTTCCCGCCTGAATCGAAAGCGCGCGTGCAAGACATGGTGACGAATATCGTCGCCGCCTTCTCGCGCCGCATCGACAAGCTGGACTGGATGGCGCCGGCTACCAAGGCGCAGGCGCAGGAAAAACTCAAGACCCTGTACGTGGGCGTCGGCTATCCGGAGCGCTGGGAAAATTATGCGGGCTTGCGCGTCGTGCGCGGCGATGCGCTGGGCAATGTGCAGCGGGCGGAACAGTTCCATTACCGGCAGGAACTGGCCAAGCTGGGCCAGTCTCCCGACCGCAAGGCCTGGGCCATGCCGGCGCAGCTGGTCAATGCCGTCAACCTGCCGCTGCAAAATGCGCTGAATTTCCCGGCCGCCATCCTGCAGCCGCCGTTCTTCGATCCGACAGCGTCCGACGCGGCCAACTATGGCGGCATCGGCGCCACCATCGGCCACGAGATCAGCCACAGTTTTGACGACCAGGGCGCCCAGTTCGACGCCCAGGGCAAGCTGCGCGACTGGTGGACGCCGGCCGACCTGGCGCATTTCCAGGCAGCCTCGAAGCAATTGGTGGCGCAGTTCGCGGCCTACAAGCCGTTCCCCGACCTGGCCGTGAATGGCCAGCTGACCCTGAGCGAAAACCTGGCCGACCTGGCCGGCGTGGCGGCCGCGCATGACGCGTTCACCCTGTCGCAGCAGGGCAAGCCGGCGCAGCCGGGCGCGGACCGTGATTTCTTCATCGGCTACGGCGTCAGCTGGCGCAGCAAGGCGCGCGAAGCGGCGGCGCGCCAGCAAATCCTCACGGATGGCCACGCGCCGGCGCAATACCGCGCCGCCACCGTGCGCAACCTCGACGCCTGGTACCCGGCCTTCGACGTCAAGCCGGGGCAGCAGCTGTACCTGGCGCCGGAACAGCGCGTGCGCGTCTGGTAG
- a CDS encoding class I SAM-dependent methyltransferase, which translates to MKPTPPQDPQDPIHAITGRTLAHYDASAEQFFEGTRDHDVSQNISALLNAIGKPAPLAILDLGCGPGRDLKAFTAMGHHATGVDGSARFVEMARAYSGCTVWQQDFVDLDLPAAHFDGVFANAVLFHVPSAVLPGVLRALYACLKEGGVLFSSNPRGHNQEGWNGARYGSYHDEATWAAYVQAAGFSLVEQYYRPSGLPREQQPWLATVWRKAG; encoded by the coding sequence ATGAAGCCGACCCCACCGCAAGACCCGCAAGACCCCATCCACGCCATCACCGGGCGCACCCTGGCCCATTACGACGCCAGCGCCGAGCAGTTTTTCGAAGGCACGCGCGACCACGACGTCAGCCAGAACATCAGCGCGCTGCTGAATGCCATCGGCAAGCCGGCGCCTTTGGCGATCCTCGACCTCGGTTGCGGCCCCGGCCGCGACCTGAAAGCGTTCACGGCCATGGGTCACCACGCCACCGGCGTCGATGGCAGCGCCCGCTTCGTCGAGATGGCGCGCGCCTACAGCGGCTGCACCGTGTGGCAGCAGGATTTCGTCGACCTCGACTTGCCAGCCGCGCACTTCGACGGCGTGTTCGCCAATGCCGTGCTGTTCCACGTGCCCAGCGCCGTCCTGCCCGGCGTGCTGCGCGCCTTGTACGCGTGCCTGAAGGAGGGCGGCGTGCTGTTCAGCTCGAACCCGCGCGGACACAACCAGGAAGGCTGGAACGGCGCGCGCTACGGCAGCTACCACGACGAAGCGACATGGGCCGCGTACGTGCAGGCGGCCGGTTTCAGCCTGGTCGAGCAGTATTACCGTCCGTCCGGCCTGCCGCGCGAGCAGCAGCCGTGGCTGGCGACGGTATGGCGCAAAGCGGGCTGA
- a CDS encoding CsbD family protein — protein MNKDQVEGKLKEVGGKIQEAAGKVVGSEEQQAKGLANQVEGKVQKKVGDVKDAVETVTRKP, from the coding sequence ATGAACAAAGATCAAGTCGAAGGTAAACTGAAGGAAGTCGGCGGTAAAATCCAGGAAGCCGCTGGCAAAGTCGTCGGCAGCGAAGAACAGCAAGCCAAGGGCCTGGCAAACCAGGTCGAAGGCAAAGTGCAAAAGAAAGTGGGCGATGTGAAAGACGCGGTGGAAACCGTCACGCGCAAGCCGTAA
- a CDS encoding S9 family peptidase, translating to MRFILCFLAAMASVPASAEKLTLERIHADPALAGPGVRNLKVSPDGERVTFLRGRADNQFQLDLWEFKLKDKSTHRLVDSKALVPNETISPEEQARRERERTASLNGILSYSWSPDGKQLLVPLAGNLYLVDAARPDKARLVAKGNVLDPKISPKGRYMSFVRDQNIYVIDLKSGQERQLTTDGKGAIHNGEAEFVAQEEMGQRTGYYWAPDDSAIAYKRYDEAPVPVVRRFEIFADRTDVVEQRYPAAGDPNVLVQLLIVSPETGAQRQVDLGTNPDIYLVRADWSADSKSLVYQRQSRDQKTLDLVAVDASTLAQRTLLTETSKTWVSIHDDLRFLSNGTFLWSSERTGRNHLYLYDMGGKLLHPVTSGEWGIDGVLAVNQKTGKVFVASNRDAVIDKQTYALALDGSTADKPQRVTKADGWHDTTFSRNGEVFVDTYSDPATPPQVSIRRPDGAMVGWLEENALNASHPYFKYKADHLPTEYGTLKANDGQTLHYSLVKPSNFDAGKRYPVYLSTYGGPHSQHVARRWGNNFDQYMAQQGFVVFRLDNRGSSRRERAFTDAIYHNLGAAEVADQLVGIAWLGQQSFVDAKRIGVFGWSYGGFMTLRLLSAASDKIAMGVSVAPVTDWSLYDTHYTEQFLGMPKENVDGYKASTVFAHLDGLKSPLLLVHGMADDNVLFSNSTRLIDALVNRGVQFDLMTYPGAKHGISSRAGQRHVYRKIEMFFKQNLGVAK from the coding sequence ATGCGTTTTATTCTTTGTTTTCTGGCCGCGATGGCCAGCGTTCCCGCATCGGCTGAAAAGCTGACCCTGGAACGCATCCACGCCGATCCGGCGCTGGCCGGCCCCGGCGTGCGCAACCTGAAGGTCTCGCCCGATGGCGAGAGAGTCACGTTCCTGCGCGGCCGCGCCGACAACCAGTTCCAGCTCGACCTGTGGGAATTCAAGCTGAAGGACAAGAGCACGCACCGCCTGGTCGACTCGAAGGCGCTGGTGCCGAATGAAACGATTTCGCCCGAAGAGCAGGCGCGCCGCGAACGCGAGCGCACGGCCAGCCTGAACGGCATTCTCAGCTACAGCTGGTCGCCCGATGGCAAGCAGCTGCTGGTACCGCTGGCCGGCAATCTGTACCTGGTCGACGCGGCCCGTCCGGACAAGGCGCGCCTGGTCGCCAAGGGCAATGTGCTCGACCCGAAAATCTCGCCGAAAGGCCGCTACATGTCCTTCGTGCGCGATCAGAACATCTATGTGATCGACTTGAAGTCGGGCCAGGAACGCCAGCTGACGACCGATGGCAAAGGTGCCATCCACAATGGCGAAGCCGAATTCGTGGCGCAGGAAGAAATGGGCCAGCGCACCGGCTACTACTGGGCCCCGGACGATTCCGCCATCGCCTACAAGCGCTATGACGAAGCGCCCGTGCCCGTCGTGCGCCGCTTCGAAATCTTTGCCGACCGCACGGACGTCGTCGAGCAGCGCTACCCTGCCGCCGGCGACCCGAACGTGCTGGTGCAGCTGCTGATCGTCTCGCCGGAAACGGGCGCGCAGCGCCAGGTGGACCTGGGCACGAACCCGGACATCTACCTGGTGCGCGCCGACTGGAGCGCGGACAGCAAGTCGCTCGTGTACCAGCGCCAGTCGCGCGACCAGAAGACCCTCGACCTGGTCGCCGTCGACGCAAGCACGCTGGCGCAACGCACCTTGCTGACGGAAACGTCAAAGACCTGGGTCAGCATCCATGACGACCTGCGCTTCCTGTCCAACGGCACCTTCCTGTGGTCGTCCGAGCGCACGGGCCGCAATCACCTGTATTTGTACGACATGGGCGGCAAGCTGCTGCACCCGGTCACTTCCGGCGAGTGGGGCATCGACGGCGTGCTGGCCGTGAACCAGAAAACCGGCAAAGTGTTCGTCGCGTCGAACCGCGACGCCGTCATCGACAAGCAGACCTACGCACTGGCGCTCGATGGCAGCACGGCCGACAAGCCGCAGCGCGTGACGAAAGCCGATGGCTGGCACGACACGACGTTCTCGCGCAATGGCGAAGTCTTCGTCGACACCTATTCCGACCCGGCCACGCCGCCGCAAGTGAGCATCCGCCGCCCGGACGGCGCCATGGTGGGCTGGCTGGAAGAAAACGCGCTGAACGCGAGCCACCCGTATTTCAAGTACAAGGCGGACCACCTGCCGACCGAGTACGGCACCCTGAAGGCCAACGATGGCCAGACCTTGCACTACTCGCTGGTGAAACCGTCGAACTTCGACGCGGGCAAACGCTACCCCGTCTACCTGTCGACGTATGGCGGCCCGCACTCGCAGCACGTGGCGCGCCGCTGGGGCAACAATTTCGACCAGTACATGGCGCAGCAGGGCTTCGTCGTCTTCCGCCTCGATAACCGCGGTTCGTCGCGCCGCGAGCGCGCGTTCACGGACGCCATCTACCACAACCTGGGCGCGGCCGAAGTGGCCGACCAGCTGGTCGGCATAGCCTGGCTGGGCCAGCAAAGCTTCGTCGATGCCAAGCGCATCGGCGTGTTCGGCTGGAGCTACGGCGGCTTCATGACCCTGCGCTTGCTGTCGGCAGCCTCCGACAAGATCGCCATGGGCGTCTCGGTCGCACCCGTCACCGACTGGTCGCTGTACGACACCCACTACACGGAACAATTCCTCGGCATGCCGAAGGAAAACGTGGACGGCTACAAGGCCAGCACCGTGTTCGCCCACCTGGACGGCTTGAAGTCGCCGCTGCTGCTGGTGCACGGCATGGCAGACGATAACGTCTTGTTCAGCAACAGCACGCGCTTGATCGACGCGCTGGTGAACCGCGGCGTGCAATTCGACCTGATGACGTACCCGGGCGCCAAGCACGGCATCTCGTCGCGCGCAGGCCAGCGCCACGTGTACAGGAAAATCGAAATGTTCTTCAAGCAGAACCTGGGCGTCGCGAAGTAA